The following are from one region of the Silene latifolia isolate original U9 population chromosome 9, ASM4854445v1, whole genome shotgun sequence genome:
- the LOC141602064 gene encoding uncharacterized protein LOC141602064: MAHNPSWDKVCSPKDEGGLGIKNSLVWNTAAVGKLVWWIYFNPDKLWVKWVNQIYLKNRAWHDYVPSGDVSWGWKNVCKVRDQLNSGYGQGQWLLDPRGYTVRSGYELLRPKFHQVSWHKFIWCSWSMPKHRFIGWLMSREALQVKTKLFNLGICPDDLCILCGKEAETHVHLFQNCDYSRCLLEGMASLFNITLPTANFLHWVWSQKWSKVQKGVFTCALMACFYQIWMQRNRARVEHSLLRPELVLQQIRKVVKMRIGASHVRICNSKDIQWLDSIDICK; this comes from the exons atggcacataatcctag TTGGGATAAAGTGTGCTCACCTAAAGATGAAGGAGGGTTGGGTATTAAGAACAGTCTGGTTTGGAATACTGCTGCTGTGGGGAAACTTGTTTGGTGGATTTATTTTAATCCTGATAAACTTTGGGTTAAGTGGGTCAACCAGATTTATTTAAAGAACCGAGCTTGGCATGATTATGTTCCCAGTGGTGATGTTAGTTGGGGATGGAAGAATGTTTGCAAAGTCAGAGATCAGCTGAATTCAGGTTATGGTCAGGGACAGTGGTTGTTGGATCCTAGGGGGTATACAGTTCGGAGTGGCTATGAGTTGCTAAGGCCTAAATTTCATCAGGTTTCTTGGCACAAGTTCATTTGGTGCTCTTGGTCTATGCCTAAACACAGATTTATTGGTTGGTTAATGAGTAGAGAAGCTCTTCAGGTGAAAACAAAGTTGTTTAACTTAGGCATTTGTCCTGATGATTTGTGTATTCTGTGTGGTAAAGAAGCAGAAACACACGTTCACTTGTTTCAGAATTGTGATTATAGCAGATGTCTTCTGGAAGGGATGGCATCTCTATTTAACATTACTCTACCTACTGCTAATTTTCTGCATTGGGTGTGGAGTCAGAAGTGGTCTAAGGTTCAGAAAGGTGTTTTCACTTGTGCTCTTATGGCTTGTTTCTATCAAATATGGATGCAGAGGAATAGAGCTCGAGTGGAGCATAGCTTGTTGAGGCCTGAACTGGTGCTTCAACAGATCAGGAAGGTTGTCAAAATGCGCATTGGTGCTTCTCATGTCAGGATTTGTAATAGTAAGGATATTCAGTGGCTTGATAGCATTGATATTTGTAAGTAG